A genomic window from Triticum urartu cultivar G1812 chromosome 7, Tu2.1, whole genome shotgun sequence includes:
- the LOC125524308 gene encoding uncharacterized protein LOC125524308, with protein sequence MTTNSPPGPGTGPKRKRESEPTSLVSLGDDMLAEILSRLPSLPSLASAALSCPRLCGVASSPAVLNPFLFRAPLLGYFVSAADGAVPAFHRALLRRDRHLAAVVRRGDFHLTDLEYDGRLMDCRHGLLLLSSYRQLVVFDPVSRSRLRIPTPDNLIYYNRSLHCFLPACGGGPTPFSVLSLEKKSGRVRAHVYSSRKGEWCSYSWAPKGINGPRESKLGWPMHAGGRIYWRSVTGDQLTSLDVGAMEFSHVELPDNLHNQPRSYPYAVGETEDGTTCLVANLLQREVNASRWYLPRGRLQKVCDVTAGVVLLSMGTENGGLHYYAFRLKNVLQEGTTTTRPELEADFFTFDARVHPYFMAWPTPSLKAGRSNTKETSLKDQEAGCSKKKKTSMKDEEAGSSKKN encoded by the exons ATGACAACCAACAGCCCGCCCGGCCCCGGCACCGGCCCCAAGCGCAAGCGCGAATCCGAGCCCACCTCCCTCGTGTCCCTCGGCGACGACATGCTCGCCGAGATCCTCAGCCGCCTCCCGTCGCTGCCCTCGCTCGCCAGCGCCGCCCTCTCCTGCCCGCGGCTGTGCGGCGTGGCCTCCTCCCCTGCCGTCTTGAACCCCTTCCTTTTTCGGGCTCCGTTACTCGGCTACTTCGTGTCGGCCGCCGACGGCGCCGTCCCCGCCttccaccgcgcgctcctccgccgcgaccgccacctcgccgccgtcgTCCGCCGCGGCGACTTCCATCTCACGGATCTCGAATACGATGGGCGCCTCATGGACTGCCGCCACGGCCTCCTACTCCTCAGCAGCTACCGTCAGTTGGTGGTGTTCGACCCCGTCTCCCGCTCACGACTGCGTATACCAACACCCGACAATCTCATCTACTACAACAGGTCGCTCCACTGCTTCCTGCCGGCCTGCGGCGGCGGTCCAACCCCCTTCAGTGTGCTCTCCCTGGAGAAAAAGAGCGGCAGGGTGCGCGCACACGTCTACAGCTCCCGCAAGGGCGAATGGTGCTCCTACTCGTGGGCGCCCAAAGGTATTAATGGACCGAGGGAATCCAAGCTCGGCTGGCCCATGCACGCCGGCGGGCGCATCTATTGGAGGAGCGTTACAGGAGATCAGCTCACCTCGCTCGACGTCGGCGCCATGGAGTTCTCCCACGTCGAGCTCCCGGATAACCTGCACAATCAGCCACGGTCGTACCCGTACGCCGTAGGGGAAACGGAGGACGGCACAACCTGCCTCGTGGCCAACCTGCTACAGAGGGAGGTGAATGCTTCAAGATGGTATCTGCCTCGAGGCCGATTGCAGAAGGTCTGCGACGTGACGGCCGGCGTCGTGCTCCTCTCCATGGGCACGGAGAATGGTGGCCTCCACTACTATGCCTTTCGCCTCAAGAACGTCCTCCAGGAaggcaccaccaccaccaggccCGAGTTGGAGGCAGACTTCTTCACATTCGATGCACGGGTGCATCCCTATTTCATGGCATGGCCAACACCCAGCCTAAAG GCTGGTAGGTCTAACACGAAGGAAACAAGTCTGAAGGATCAAGAAGCTGGTTGCTCGAAGAAGAAGAAAACAAGCATGAAAGATGAAGAAGCTGGCAGCTCCAAGAAGAATTAA